In the Ctenopharyngodon idella isolate HZGC_01 chromosome 4, HZGC01, whole genome shotgun sequence genome, one interval contains:
- the flncb gene encoding filamin-C isoform X5 — MMSNNTYYDQQLPPQYYQGTDNGEDGDEEMPATEKDLAEDAPWKKIQQNTFTRWCNEHLKCVNKKINDLQKDLSDGLKLIGLLEVLSQKKMYRKYHSRPNFRQMKLENVSVALEFLEREHIKLVSIDSKAIVDGNLKLILGLIWTLILHYSISMPMWEDEDDEDARKLTPKQRLLGWIQNKVPQLPINNFHRDWRDGKALGALVDNCAPGLCPDWETWDPSQPVENAREAMQQADDWLGVPQVIAPEEIVDPNVDEHSVMTYLSQFPKAKLKPGAPLRSKTLHPKRAKAYGPGIEPRGNVVLRPAEFVVETVEAGLGEVLVYIEDPEGHTEEARVIPNNDRNRSYSVVYVPKVEGLHKVKVLFAGQDIDRSPFLVNVSKALGDPNKVQARGPGLEAVGNVANKPTYFDIYTAGAGAGDVGVIIVDSQGRRDTVEIILENKGDSVFRCTYGPILEGPHTIYVTFAGQQIPRSPFTVHISEASNPNACRAIGRGLQPKGVRVKEVADFKVYTKGAGSGELRVQVKGPRGGDEPVKVQELGDGVYECDYYPIFPGKYIITITWGGHAIPRSPFEVIISEDAGPQKVRAWGPGLETGMVGKSADFVVEAIGTEVGTLGFSIEGPSQAKIECDDKGDGSCDVLYWPTEPGDYAVHVICDDEDIKDSPFMAHILPAASDVIPEKVKCYGPGLEPTGCIVNKPAEFTIDASGAGRGHLQIYAQDSEGFPIDIQITDNGDSTYFCVYIPTKPIKHTIIITWGEVNVPNSPFRVTIGEGSHPENVKVHGPGVEKTGLKANEPTYFTVDCSEAGQGDVSIGIKCAPGVVGPAEADIDFDIIKNDNDTFTVKYTPPGAGRYTIMVLFADQEIPISPFRIKVDPSHDANKVKAEGPGLNKTGVEVGKPTHFTIYTKGAGKATPEVHFTAAGKGEAVSDFEIIDNHDYSFTVRYTALQQGNMSISVCHGGDPIPKSPFTITVAPPLDLNKVKVQGLNTKVDVGKDEEFTINTRGAGGQGKVDVKITSPSRRPIPCKVESGASNEVHTVKYIPPEEGPYKVDISYDGNPVPGSPFTVEGVMPPDPSKVRAYGPGLKEGIVGKPAPFAIDTKGAGTGGLGLTVEGPCEAKIECQDNGDGSCSVSYLPTEPGEYSINILFADAHIPGSPFKAMVQSVFDPSKVTASGPGLERGKVNEAASFTVDCSKAGEAELTIEIISDSGTQAEVHVQNNSDGTYSITYIPPFHGMYTITIKYGGHAVPKFPARVQVDPALDTSGIKVYGPGVEPRGVLREVTTHFFVDTRVHNKMGGSHIKVRIVNPSGATTDAYITDKADGTYRVEYTAYEDGVHLIEVLYDDVPVPKSPFRVAVTEGCDPSRVRAYGPGLEEGLVNKPNRFTVETRGAGTGGLGLAIEGPSEAKMSCKDNKDGSCSVEYIPFTPGEYDVNITFGGLPIPGSPFRVPVRELVDPSKVKCSGPGLGSGVRAHVPQTFTVDCSKAGLAPLEVLLYGPTGMTEPVNITDNGDGTHTVVYTPAKDGPYTVCVKYADQEVPRSPFKIKVLPAHDASKVRASGPGLNASGVPASLPVEFTIDARDAGEGLLTVQILDPEGKPKKANIRDNRDGTYTVSYVPDMTGRYTITIKYGGDEIPYSPYRIHALPSGDASKCHVTVSIGGHGLGSGLGPTIQIGEETVITVDAKAAGKGKVTCKVSTPDGAELDVDVVENADGTFDIYYTAPEPGKYVITIRFGGEHIPNSPFHVVASDTIPIIEEPCDKLQLQQPYAPYKGYTPHWATEEPITAVDAMEPMLRPFNLVIPFTVQKGEITGEVRMPSGKTARPNITDNKDGTVTVKYAPTEKGLHEMDIKYDGNHIPGSPLQFYVDAINSGHVNAYGPGLSHGMVNKPATFTIVTKDAGEGGLSLAVEGPSKAEISCKDNKDGTCTVSYLPTAPGDYNIIVKFDDKHIAGSPFTAKITGDDSMRTSQLNVGTATDVSLKITETDLSSLTASIRAPSGNEEPCLLKRLPNRHIGISFTPKEVGEHVVSVKKNGKHVTNSPFKIMVGQSEIGDASKVKVFGKGLIEGHTFEVAEFIVDTRSAGYGGLGLSIEGPSKVDINCSDVEDGTCKVTYCPTEPGTYIINIKFADQHVPGSPFTVKVLGEGRMKESITRKRQAPSIATVGSTCDLNLKIPGNWFQMVSAQERLTRTFTRSSHTYTRTERTEISKTRAGETKREVRVEESTQVGGDPFRNVFGGFLGRESLGTFSSGQGRQSEGESGTQEMTAQVTSPSGNTDDAEIVEGEDSAYSVRFVPQEMGPHTVNVKYRGQHVPGSPFQFTVGPLGEGGAHKVRAGGTGLDRGVAGVPAEFSIWTREAGAGGLSIAVEGPSKAEISFEDRKDGSCGVAYVVQEPGDYEVSIKFNDEHIPDSPFIVPIASLSDDARLLTISSLQQEMGLKVNQEASFAVQLNGARGAIDAKVHTPSGAVEECYITELDNDKHAIRFIPRENGVHSIDVRFNGSHIPGSPFKIRVGEPGQAGDPGMVTAFGPGLEGGTTGVPSDFIVNTCNAGSGALSVTIDGPSKVKMDCQECPEGYKVTYTPMAPGSYLISIKYGGPQHIVGSPFKAKVSGARLSGGHSLHETSSVLVETVTKSSSVAGSFSTLPKFSSDASKVVSRGAGLSKAFIGQKNTFTVDCSKAGTNMLMVGVHGPKTPCEEVYVKHMGNRMYNVTYTVKEKGDYILIVKWGEEMVPGSPFHVTVP; from the exons ATAGTAAAGCTATAGTGGATGGCAACCTAAAACTGATCCTGGGGCTGATATGGACCCTTATCCTGCACTACTCCATTTCCATGCCCATGTGGGAGGATGAGGACGATGAAGATGCCAGGAAGCTGACACCAAAACAGCGCCTTCTGGGCTGGATCCAGAACAAGGTCCCCCAGTTGCCCATCAACAACTTCCACAGGGACTGGAGAGATGGCAAAGCCCTCGGTGCCCTGGTGGATAATTGCGCCCCTG GCCTGTGTCCGGACTGGGAGACATGGGACCCGAGTCAGCCAGTGGAGAATGCGAGAGAAGCCATGCAGCAAGCCGACGATTGGCTCGGTGTGCCTCAG GTGATTGCTCCAGAGGAGATTGTGGATCCCAATGTGGACGAGCACTCAGTGATGACCTACCTGTCTCAGTTCCCCAAAGCCAAACTCAAACCTGGTGCCCCACTGCGATCTAAAACTTTGCACCCCAAGAGAGCCAAGGCCTATGGGCCAG GTATTGAGCCCAGAGGCAACGTTGTGTTGAGACCAGCTGAATTTGTCGTGGAGACTGTGGAAGCGGGACTTGGAGAGGTGTTGGTGTACATTGAGGATCCAGAGGGCCACACAGAAGAG GCTAGAGTAATTCCCAACAATGACAGGAACAGGAGCTACTCTGTGGTCTATGTTCCAAAAGTGGAGGGTCTGCATAAG GTGAAGGTGTTGTTTGCTGGACAGGACATTGACAGGAGCCCTTTCCTGGTAAATGTGTCTAAAGCATTGGGAGATCCGAACAAGGTGCAGGCCCGTGGGCCAGGTTTGGAAGCGGTGGGCAATGTGGCCAATAAACCCACGTATTTTGACATCTACACAGCAG GTGCCGGAGCAGGCGATGTTGGCGTGATCATTGTGGACTCTCAGGGTCGGAGAGACACAGTGGAGATCATTCTGGAAAACAAGGGGGATAGTGTTTTCCGCTGCACCTACGGCCCTATTCTGGAGGGCCCTCACACTATATATGTAACATTCGCTGGCCAACAAATACCCAGAAGTCCTTTCACTGTTCACATCTCAGAGG CGAGTAACCCGAATGCTTGTCGGGCCATTGGTCGTGGCTTGCAGCCCAAGGGTGTACGTGTGAAGGAGGTGGCTGACTTTAAGGTGTACACGAAGGGAGCAGGCAGTGGAGAACTACGTGTTCAAGTCAAAGGGCCAA gAGGTGGCGATGAGCCTGTGAAGGTGCAAGAACTGGGAGACGGAGTGTATGAATGTGATTACTACCCCATTTTCCCTGGAAAATACATCATCACGATTACTTGGGGTGGCCATGCCATTCCCCGCAG CCCATTTGAGGTGATCATAAGTGAAGATGCAGGTCCTCAGAAAGTGAGGGCATGGGGTCCAGGCCTGGAGACGGGCATGGTGGGCAAGTCAGCTGACTTTGTGGTCGAGGCCATTGGCACAGAGGTTGGAACTCTGG GTTTCTCCATCGAAGGCCCCTCGCAGGCTAAGATAGAGTGTGATGACAAGGGTGATGGATCTTGTGATGTTTTGTACTGGCCCACCGAGCCAGGTGACTATGCGGTCCATGTCATCTGTGATGATGAAGATATCAAAGACAGCCCCTTTATGGCCCACATCCTCCCTGCAGCTAGTGATGTCATCCCTGAAAAG GTTAAGTGTTACGGCCCCGGGCTGGAGCCAACCGGGTGCATCGTTAACAAACCTGCTGAGTTTACAATTGATGCCAGTGGAGCTGGAAGAGGACATCTACAGATTTACGCTCAG GACTCAGAAGGCTTCCCCATCGATATCCAGATCACAGATAATGGTGACAGCACATATTTCTGCGTCTACATACCCACCAAGCCCATCAAACACACTATCATCATCACCTGGGGAGAGGTCAATGTTCCCAACAGTCCGTTCAGG GTGACCATTGGAGAAGGCAGTCACCCAGAGAACGTGAAGGTTCATGGACCAGGAGTGGAGAAGACTGGCTTGAAGGCCAACGAACCCACATACTTTACTGTGGACTGCAGTGAGGCCGGACAAG GAGATGTTAGCATTGGGATTAAGTGCGCTCCTGGCGTGGTGGGACCTGCCGAAGCAGACATTGATTTCGacataattaaaaatgacaatgacACTTTCACAGTAAAGTATACACCCCCTGGAGCCGGACGCTACACCATCATGGTGCTTTTTGCAGATCAG GAAATTCCCATCAGCCCCTTCCGTATCAAAGTCGATCCATCCCATGATGCTAATAAGGTGAAAGCAGAAGGTCCTGGGCTCAACAAGACAG GTGTGGAAGTGGGCAAGCCGACTCACTTCACAATCTATACTAAAGGAGCAGGCAAGGCCACACCTGAGGTTCACTTCACCGCAGCTGGGAAAGGAGAAGCCGTCAGTGACTTTGAGATCATTGATAACCACGACTATTCTTTCACTGTGCGCTACACTGCGTTACAGCAG GGTAACATGAGCATATCTGTGTGCCATGGTGGTGACCCCATCCCCAAAAGCCCGTTTACCATCACTGTTGCTCCTCCTTTGGATCTCAACAAGGTCAAAGTTCAAGGACTCAACACCA AAGTGGATGTAGGGAAAGATGAGGAGTTTACCATTAATACACGTGGCGCGGGAGGTCAAGGAAAGGTAGACGTCAAGATTACCTCACCCTCCCGCCGACCAATCCCATGCAAGGTGGAATCTGGAGCGTCCAATGAGGTGCACACAGTTAAGTACATTCCACCGGAAGAGGGGCCTTACAAAGTGGACATCAGCTATGATGGAAACCCCGTGCCGGGAAGTCCTTTCACGGTGGAGGGGGTGATGCCTCCAGATCCCTCAAAG GTGCGAGCCTATGGCCCTGGCCTGAAGGAAGGCATTGTGGGTAAGCCCGCTCCATTTGCCATCGACACCAAAGGCGCAGGTACAGGGGGTCTCGGGCTGACTGTGGAGGGCCCGTGTGAAGCAAAGATTGAGTGCCAGGACAATGGAGATGGATCTTGCTCTGTGTCCTATCTGCCCACTGAGCCTGGAGAATATTCCATCAACATCCTGTTTGCTGATGCACACATCCCTGGTTCCCCTTTCAAAGCCATGGTGCAGTCCGTCTTCGACCCCAGCAAGGTTACCGCTAGTGGACCAGGGTTGGAGAGAGGAAAGGTCAACGAAGCAGCGTCGTTCACAGTGGACTGCTCTAAAGCAGGGGAGGCAGAATTGACCATCGAGATAATTTCAGATTCAGGAACGCAGGCAGAGGTTCATGTCCAGAATAACAGCGATGGAACATATTCTATCACCTACATCCCTCCTTTCCACGGAATGTACACCATCACGATTAAATACGGAGGACATGCAGTACCTAAGTTCCCTGCAAGGGTGCAAGTGGATCCTGCTCTTGATACCAGTGGAATCAAGGTCTACGGTCCAGGAGTTGAGCCCAGAG GGGTACTCCGAGAGGTCACTACACACTTTTTTGTTGACACTCGGGTTCACAACAAGATGGGTGGAAGCCACATCAAAGTTCGTATTGTTAACCCATCAGGTGCCACAACTGATGCGTACATCACTGACAAAGCAGATGGCACTTACAGAGTAGAATATACCGCATATGAGGATG GTGTGCATCTTATAGAAGTGCTATATGATGACGTACCTGTCCCCAAGAGCCCGTTTAGGGTGGCGGTGACCGAAGGTTGTGATCCCAGCCGTGTACGTGCCTACGGTCCCGGTCTGGAAGAGGGTCTGGTCAACAAACCCAACCGGTTCACTGTGGAGACCAG GGGTGCTGGCACAGGTGGTCTTGGATTGGCCATTGAGGGTCCATCAGAAGCTAAGATGTCTTGCAAAGATAACAAAGATGGCAGCTGTAGTGTGGAGTATATTCCTTTCACTCCTGGAGAATATGATGTCAACATCACTTTCGGAGGCTTGCCTATCCCAG GTAGCCCATTCAGGGTGCCTGTGAGGGAGCTGGTGGACCCCAGTAAGGTGAAGTGTTCTGGTCCTGGTCTGGGCAGTGGAGTAAGAGCCCACGTCCCTCAGACCTTCACCGTGGACTGCAGCAAGGCTGGACTCGCCCCACTGGAGGTGCTGCTGTATGGACCTACAG GGATGACAGAGCCGGTAAATATCACAGACAACGGTGATGGCACACACACGGTGGTCTACACTCCTGCTAAAGATGGACCTTACACTGTCTGTGTCAAATATGCAGACCAAGAAGTGCCACGCAG TCCATTTAAGATCAAGGTGTTGCCTGCTCATGATGCCAGTAAAGTCCGTGCCAGCGGTCCCGGCCTAAACGCTTCCGGGGTGCCAGCCAGCTTGCCGGTGGAGTTCACCATTGATGCCCGTGACGCAGGGGAGGGTCTTCTCACCGTACAGATACTG GATCCAGAAGGAAAGCCAAAGAAAGCCAATATTCGGGATAACAGAGATGGAACGTACACCGTATCCTACGTCCCAGATATGACAGGGCGCTACACTATTACAATCAAATATGGCGGGGACGAGATTCCATACTCCCCCTACCGCATCCATGCGCTGCCCAGTGGAGATGCCAGCAAATGCCATGTGACAG TGTCGATTGGGGGACACGGACTGG GCTCAGGGCTCGGACCCACCATTCAAATTGGCGAGGAGACCGTTATCACTGTGGATGCAAAGGCTGCTGGGAAGGGGAAGGTCACCTGCAAAGTATCAACTCCAGATGGTGCGGAGCTAGATGTGGATGTAGTGGAGAATGCGGACGGAACATTTGATATCTACTATACAGCTCCAGAACCTGGGAAATATGTAATCACCATTCGCTTTGGAGGAGAGCACATTCCCAACAGTCCCTTCCATGTGGTG GCATCTGATACCATCCCTATAATTGAGGAACCGTGTGATAAACTGCAGTTACAGCAGCCCTACGCCCCCTACAAGGGCTACACCCCTCACTGG GCCACGGAGGAACCAATCACTGCTGTGGATGCCATGGAGCCAATGCTCCGCCCGTTCAATCTCGTCATTCCATTTACTGTGCAAAAGGGGGAGATTACAG GTGAGGTACGTATGCCTTCTGGTAAGACCGCCCGTCCCAACATCACTGATAACAAGGACGGGACGGTGACAGTCAAATACGCCCCCACCGAGAAGGGCCTGCACGAGATGGACATCAAATATGATGGGAATCACATACCAG GAAGTCCACTGCAGTTCTATGTGGATGCCATCAACAGCGGGCATGTGAATGCATATGGCCCTGGTCTGAGTCACGGCATGGTCAACAAACCTGCCACCTTCACAATTGTCACTAAGGACGCTGGAGAAG GAGGTCTGTCTTTGGCAGTGGAGGGCCCCTCTAAGGCAGAGATCAGCTGTAAGGATAATAAAGATGGCACCTGCACTGTGTCCTACCTGCCAACGGCCCCAGGAGACTACAACATAATTGTCAAGTTTGATGACAAGCACATTGCTGGAAGCCCCTTTACAGCCAAGATCACAG GCGATGACTCCATGAGGACTTCTCAGCTGAACGTTGGCACGGCCACAGACGTGTCTCTGAAGATCACAGAGACGGACCTGAGCTCCCTGACCGCGAGTATCAGAGCCCCATCTGGCAATGAGGAGCCCTGCCTGCTGAAGAGACTGCCAAACCGCCACATCG GAATATCCTTCACTCCTAAAGAGGTCGGTGAGCATGTGGTCAGCGTGAAGAAGAATGGAAAACATGTGACCAACAGCCCATTCAAGATCATGGTGGGCCAGTCTGAGATTGGTGATGCCAGTAAAGTGAAGGTGTTTGGAAAAGGTCTGATCGAAGGACACACCTTTGAAGTGGCTGAGTTCATCGTGGACACCAGAAGTGCAG GTTATGGAGGTCTGGGTCTGTCGATCGAGGGGCCAAGCAAAGTTGACATTAATTGTTCGGATGTGGAAGACGGAACATGCAAAGTGACCTACTGCCCAACCGAACCTGGAACATACATCATCAACATAAAATTCGCAGACCAACATGTGCCAG GAAGTCCATTTACAGTGAAGGTTCTGGGTGAGGGAAGAATGAAGGAGAGTATTACCAGAAAGAGGCAGGCGCCCTCTATCGCCACAGTGGGCAGCACTTGCGACCTAAACCTCAAGATTCCAG GGAACTGGTTTCAGATGGTGTCGGCCCAAGAGCGACTCACCCGTACCTTCACCCGCAGCAGCCACACCTACACGCGCACAGAACGCACTGAGATCAGCAAGACCCGTGCAGGCGAGACCAAGCGGGAAGTGCGGGTGGAAGAGAGCACCCAGGTGGGGGGCGACCCCTTCAGGAACGTATTCGGTGGATTTCTGGGCAGGGAGAGTCTGGGAACCTTCAGCAGCGGCCAGGGCCGACAATCAGAgg GTGAATCAGGTACACAGGAGATGACTGCACAGGTGACGAGTCCCAGCGGTAACACGGATGACGCTGAGATCGTAGAAGGAGAGGACAGTGCATATAGTGTGCGTTTTGTGCCTCAGGAGATGGGCCCCCACACCGTCAATGTCAAATACAGGGGCCAACATGTCCCTGGAAGCCCCTTTCAGTTCACCGTGGGGCCCCTGGGAGAGGGAGGGGCCCATAAGGTTCGGGCTGGTGGTACTGGACTGGACAGGGGTGTGGCTGGAGTTCCAG CTGAATTTAGTATCTGGACTCGTGAGGCCGGTGCTGGCGGTTTGTCCATAGCTGTTGAGGGGCCCAGCAAAGCAGAGATTTCTTTTGAGGACAGGAAGGACGGTTCCTGTGGAGTGGCTTATGTAGTACAGGAGCCTG gtGACTACGAGGTGTCAATCAAATTTAACGACGAACATATCCCAGACAGCCCTTTCATCGTTCCCATTGCATCACTGTCAGATGATGCCCGCCTACTTACCATCAGCAGCCTGCAG CAGGAGATGGGTCTGAAGGTGAATCAGGAGGCCTCGTTTGCTGTGCAGCTGAACGGAGCGAGAGGAGCGATTGATGCTAAGGTGCACACACCGTCTGGAGCAGTGGAGGAGTGTTACATCACTGAGCTAGACAATG ATAAACATGCCATACGGTTTATTCCACGGGAGAACGGCGTCCACTCCATTGATGTCCGTTTTAATGGGAGTCACATCCCAGGCAGTCCCTTCAAGATTCGTGTAGGGGAACCGGGCCAGGCGGGAGATCCAGGAATGGTGACTGCTTTCGGGCCTGGACTGGAGGGGGGAACTACAG GtgtaccctcagatttcattgtAAACACGTGTAACGCTGGGTCAGGAGCTCTGTCGGTTACCATTGATGGCCCATCGAAAGTGAAGATGGATTGTCAGGAGTGTCCAGAAGGATACAAGGTCACCTACACACCCATGGCTCCCGGCAGCTACCTCATCTCCATCAAATATGGAGGACCGCAGCATATCGTGGGCAGCCCCTTCAAAGCCAAAGTCTCCG GTGCACGTCTGTCTGGTGGACACTCTCTACACGAAACGTCATCGGTTCTGGTGGAAACGGTGACAAAATCATCCTCAGTGGCCGGATCTTTCTCTACCCTGCCAAAGTTCTCGTCCGATGCCAGTAAGGTGGTCTCCAGGGGGGCCGGACTCTCCAAAGCCTTCATTGGCCAGAAGAACACCTTCACGGTGGACTGCAGTAAAGCAG GGACAAACATGTTAATGGTAGGAGTGCACGGGCCAAAGACTCCCTGTGAGGAAGTGTACGTCAAACACATGGGCAACAGAATGTACAATGTCACATACACAGTGAAGGAGAAAGGAGACTACATCCTCATAGTCAAATGGGGTGAAGAAATGGTGCCCGGAAGCCCTTTCCACGTCACAGTGCCTTAA